The following proteins come from a genomic window of Martelella lutilitoris:
- a CDS encoding ABC transporter ATP-binding protein, producing the protein MITLKDAGLRRGERWIFRHVSFKLAEGEVLAILGRNGRGKTTLLRTLLGSLTLTEGERTMPALVGYVPQLQSGGEQHRCLDIVTMGRAGRLGLFGLPGKQDEAAALSALAAVGAECFAGRPFGQLSGGERQVVLLARALATETKVLVLDEPAASLDLANQDLLLGVLMRLRQARGHTIIFTTHHPQHGLFLADRALMMHAGDEVRYGQASAMMTDGELARLYGVPFARHTPGPGRPDVVSPIFGEAALPS; encoded by the coding sequence ATGATCACACTCAAGGATGCCGGCCTTCGAAGGGGTGAGCGCTGGATCTTCCGCCATGTCAGCTTCAAGCTGGCGGAGGGTGAGGTGCTGGCGATCCTCGGCCGTAACGGACGGGGCAAGACGACGCTGCTGCGCACCTTGCTCGGTTCGCTGACATTGACCGAGGGTGAGCGCACCATGCCGGCGCTCGTCGGCTACGTGCCGCAGTTGCAAAGTGGCGGCGAGCAGCATCGCTGCCTCGATATCGTGACGATGGGACGGGCCGGGCGGCTCGGGCTTTTCGGCCTGCCGGGCAAGCAGGACGAGGCGGCGGCGCTCTCCGCGCTCGCGGCCGTGGGCGCCGAGTGTTTCGCCGGGCGGCCCTTCGGCCAGCTTTCCGGCGGCGAGCGGCAGGTTGTGCTGCTTGCCCGGGCGCTGGCGACGGAAACGAAAGTACTGGTGCTCGACGAGCCAGCCGCCTCGCTCGACCTCGCCAATCAGGACCTTCTGCTCGGAGTCCTCATGCGCCTGCGGCAGGCGCGCGGCCATACGATCATCTTTACGACCCACCATCCGCAGCACGGCCTGTTCCTTGCGGACCGGGCGCTGATGATGCATGCCGGAGACGAGGTCCGCTATGGCCAAGCCTCCGCGATGATGACGGACGGAGAACTCGCCCGTCTCTACGGCGTGCCGTTTGCCCGCCATACTCCCGGCCCCGGCCGGCCAGATGTCGTTTCCCCGATCTTCGGGGAGGCGGCCCTTCCATCATAA